The genomic window CGTGGTCTTTCCCGACCCGGACTCGCCCACCACGGCCACCGTCTCGCCGCGGGGGATCGCGAACGACACGTCCTTCACCGCGACGAAGTCGTCCTTGCTCCCGCGCACCGGGAAGACCTTCGTGAGTCCCTCGACCTCGAGGATGTTGTCGGCCGGGGCGGGCGCTCCATCGGACGCCGGGGTGCGCGGCGCCGTGGTGGCCGGGGCGCTGGTCCCGCTCGGGACGGCCGCCGGCCGCGCCGTCGGGATCGGTGCCGGTCCGGTGGACGCGGCGCCGGTGGCCGACGCGGGATCGGAGCCTGCGGCATCCGGGCGCCGGAAGACCTGCGGCCGCAGGCGCACGGCGGCCACCGAAGGCGCGGCGGCGACGAGGGCCTTGGTGTACTCCGCCTGCGGGTCCTCGAGGATCTGTCGCGCCGGTCCCTGCTCGACGATGCGGCCGCGGTGCATCACGATCACCCGCGACGCCCGCTCGGCCGCGAGGCCCAGGTCGTGGGTGATGAGCATGACGGCGGTGCCGAGCTCGCCGGTCATGCGGCCGAGCTGATCGAGGATCGTCTTCTGCACCGTGACGTCCAGCGCGCTCGTCGGCTCGTCGGCGATCAGCAGGCGCGGGTTGCAGGCCAGGCCGATCGCGATGAGGGCGCGCTGGCGCATGCCGCCGGAGAATTCGTGCGGGTACTGCTTGGCGCGCTTCTCTGCATCGGGAAGGCCGGCCGCCGCGAGGGTCTCGACGACCTTGCGGTCGACGTCGCCGCGGGTCGCCATGCCGTGCGCCAGCAGGGTCTCGGCGATCTGGGTGCCGATCTTCGACACCGGGTTGAGGTTCGACATCGGGTCCTGCGGGACGAGCCCGATGGACTCGCCGCGGATCGAGCGCATCCGGGACTCGGTGGCGCCGACCAGATCCTCGCCGTCGAGCAGGATGCTGCCCTCCGCCACGCGACCGTTGCCCGCCAGCAGCCCGATGACCGCCATGGCCGTCGTCGACTTGCCCGAACCCGATTCACCGACGATGGCGAGGGTCTCACCGGCGGCGAGGTCGAACTCGACGTTCTCGACGGCACGGACGGATCCGTCCATGGTGCGGAAGTCGACGGCGAGATCGCGGACCTGCAGCAGCGGCGCGGCATCCTGGGGCATGCGGTCCATCCTGCCGTGCCGCGGGGGTGCGGCGCACCGCCCGCGCGGCAGGCTTTACGGACTCGTAACGTGCGGCGCAGTCCCTACGGGCCGGGCGGGCCGGCCGCCCCGCGCACTACCGTGGTCGCATGCACGCGATCGACCTCAACGCCGATCTCGGCGAGACGGTCCGGGGCGAGCCCACGGCGGACGACGCCGCGATGTTCGCCGTGGTCTCCAGCGCCAGCATCGCGTGCGGCGGCCACGCCGGAGACGACGCCTCGATGCGCGTGGCGGTGGCCGCGGCCGCGGCGGGATCCGTCGCGGTGGGGGCGCATCCGTCCTTCCGTGACACGGCGAACTTCGGCCGCGTGCGCATTACCGTCGGCGCCGCCCAGCTGCGTGCCGACGTCACCGCGCAGCTCGACGCGCTCGCCGCGGCCGGGGCCGACATCCGTTACGTGAAGCCCCACGGCGCCCTGTACCACGCGGTGTCCGCCGAGCGCGGCGCGGCCGAGGCGGTGGCGGCATCCGTCGCCGAGCTCTCCGCGCGACTGGGGCGGGCCGTGCCGGTGCTGGGCCTGGACGGTGAGATCGCCGCGGCCGCGGCGGCCGCAGGGCTTTCTTTCGTGCGGGAGGCGTTCCTCGACCGGGGCTACCGCGCCGACGGCACCCTCGTGCCGCGGGGCGAGCCGGGGGCGCTGCTGCAGGGCGCCGCGGAGGTCGCCGAGCGTGCGGTGCGCCTCGCGATCCAGGGCGAGGTCGTGGCCGTCGACGGCACGGTGCTCGTGACGGATGCCGCCTCGCTGTGCGTCCACGGGGATTCCCCGGGAGCGGTGGCCATGGCCCTCGCCGCGCGCCGGGCGCTCACCGCCGAGGGCGTCGCGGTGCGGGCGCCGTGGTGAGCGCGCCGCGCATCCTTCCGTTCGGCGCGACGGCGCTGCTGGCGGAGGCCGATTCGCTCGACCAGGCCCGCGATCTGCATGCCCGGCTGCGGGCTTCCCGCCCCGCCGGCGTCGTCGACATCGTTCCGGCCGCCCGCACCGTGCTCGTGCAGGTCGATCCGGCGGTGCTGTCCGTCACGGCTGCCCGCACGTGGATCCTCCACGCGCCGCCGGCTCCGCACACCACCGCGGGCGCCGGTGACGTCGTGGTGCCGATCCGATACGACGGCCCGGACCTCGCCGACACCGCCGAGGCGCTGGGCGTCACCGTCGACGCGCTCGTGCGCCGCCACCGCGACGCGGTGTGGACGGTCGCCTTCACCGGCTTCGCGCCCGGCTTCGGGTACCTCGTGAGCGCCGACTGGCCGTTCGACGTGCCGCGGCTGCCGACAC from Microbacterium sp. zg-Y625 includes these protein-coding regions:
- a CDS encoding LamB/YcsF family protein, whose amino-acid sequence is MHAIDLNADLGETVRGEPTADDAAMFAVVSSASIACGGHAGDDASMRVAVAAAAAGSVAVGAHPSFRDTANFGRVRITVGAAQLRADVTAQLDALAAAGADIRYVKPHGALYHAVSAERGAAEAVAASVAELSARLGRAVPVLGLDGEIAAAAAAAGLSFVREAFLDRGYRADGTLVPRGEPGALLQGAAEVAERAVRLAIQGEVVAVDGTVLVTDAASLCVHGDSPGAVAMALAARRALTAEGVAVRAPW
- a CDS encoding dipeptide ABC transporter ATP-binding protein — encoded protein: MPQDAAPLLQVRDLAVDFRTMDGSVRAVENVEFDLAAGETLAIVGESGSGKSTTAMAVIGLLAGNGRVAEGSILLDGEDLVGATESRMRSIRGESIGLVPQDPMSNLNPVSKIGTQIAETLLAHGMATRGDVDRKVVETLAAAGLPDAEKRAKQYPHEFSGGMRQRALIAIGLACNPRLLIADEPTSALDVTVQKTILDQLGRMTGELGTAVMLITHDLGLAAERASRVIVMHRGRIVEQGPARQILEDPQAEYTKALVAAAPSVAAVRLRPQVFRRPDAAGSDPASATGAASTGPAPIPTARPAAVPSGTSAPATTAPRTPASDGAPAPADNILEVEGLTKVFPVRGSKDDFVAVKDVSFAIPRGETVAVVGESGSGKTTTARMVLKVVEATSGSIRFDGQDVASLKGRELRTFRQRVQPIFQDPYSSLNPMFTIGRIIEEPLTFYKRGSAKDRAARVRQLMDDVALPQSMLRRYPAELSGGQRQRVAIARALALSPDLIVCDEPVSALDVLVQAQILTLLGDLQREYGQSYLFISHDLAVVRLISDYVCVMKDGALVEAASSEEIFTNARDPYTRKLLASIPGNELDIAV